DNA from Arthrobacter sp. FW305-BF8:
CCGCGTGGCTAAAGCGGCAAACGCGGGCGGCGGTGTGCTGCTGAGCTACGGCAACTATGCGGGCGACGTGCTGCACTTTGGCCAAGCACAGCTCCGGCTCAACGCCGAGGGCATCGAGACGCGCACAGTGCTGGTCACGGACGACATTGCCAGCGCTCCGCTGGACCAGATCGAGAAGCGCCGCGGCATCGCCGGTGACCTGACGGTCTTCAAGATCGCAGGCGCTGCAGCCGAGGCCGGCCTGAGCCTGGACGAGGTGGAGCGCCTCGCCATCAAGACGAACTACCGCACGCGTTCGCTGGGCGTCGCCTTCGACGGCTGCACCCTTCCCGGCGCGTCCGAACCGCTGTTCCATGTTCCGGCCGGGCAGATGTCGCTGGGCCTGGGCATCCACGGCGAACCGGGCATCTCCGAGCACCCCATGCCCACCGCCTCCGAACTCGCCGAGCTGCTGGTGTCGCGGCTGCTTGAGGACAAGCCGGACGACGCCGGCAGCCGCGTGGTCGCCATCGTCAATGGCTTGGGCACGGTCAAGTACGACGAACTGTTCCTCCTCTTCGGCAAGGTCGAAAAGCTCCTCAGCGCCGCCAACCTGACCGTCGTGGAACCGGAGTGCGGCGAACTCGTGACCAGCCTGGACATGTCCGGTCTCTCGCTCACCCTGCTGTGGCTCGACGACGAACTCGAGCAGCTCTGGGCCGCGCCGGCCGATACGCCGGCTTTCCGCAAGGGCAACCTCGCGCCGCGCGCCCGCCGGGAAGTCGTCGGTACAGAAGCCACAGCCGACGAGGACAACGAAAAGGCAACCGAGGCGTCCGCCAACCTGGGCCGGCTGGCAGCCGCCGTCCTCGCCCAAGTGCGGGACGTCGTCGTCGAACATGAGGCGGAACTTGGCGACCTGGACGCGATTGCCGGAGACGGCGACCACGGCATCGGCATGCGCCGCGGCGTTGATGCGGCCGCAGCGGCCGGTGAACAGAACGCGGCAGCCGGCGCCTCGGCTGAACGCGTGCTCACCGCGGCAGGCGAGGCCTGGAGCGAGCGAGCCGGCGGAACCTCGGGCGCGCTGTGGGGGACGGCCGTGATGGCCGCCGGACTCGCGCTGGGCAACCGCGATTCGTACGCCGCCGGGGACGCGGCTGCCGCCTTGACCGCCTTCAGCAACGCCATCACCGACCTCGGCAAGGCGGAGCCGGGGGACAAGACCATGGTGGACGCCCTCCTGCCGTTCCGGGACGCGTTCAAGGAAGCGTTCGACGGCGGGGCCTCCCTCAGCGGTGCCCTCACCGCCGCCGCTGCCGCGGCCACCGAAGCAGCCCGGCAGACCGCGGACCTGCGACCCCTCAAGGGCCGCGCCCGCCCGCTGGCTGAAAAGAGCCTCGGCCACCCGGACCCCGGTGCAGTCTCATTTGGACTGATTGCCGAGCGCGTGGCCACCTACCTCGCATCTGATGCAGCCGATTCCGCAGCGGCCGCGTCCCACATGGCCTCGACGGCCGGAAAAGGAGCAACGGAATGAGCAACACAGAAGGCTGGCGTATTGTCATCGGCAACGATGAGGCCGGCGTCGAATACAAGGAAGCACTGAAAGCCCTGCTGGAGGCGGACCCCCGCGTTGCCTCCGTCGAGGACATTGGCGTCGCGGCCAACGACTCCACCGCGTACCCGCACCTTGCCGTCGCAGCCGCCCGCAAGGTGGCCGAAGGCGAAGCAGACCGTGCACTCTTGATCTGCGGCACCGGCCTCGGCGTGGCCATTGCCGCCAACAAGGTCCCCGGCATCCGCGCCGTCACCGCGCACGACAGCTACTCCGTGGAACGCTCCGTCCTCAGCAACAATGCCCAGGTCCTCACGATGGGCCAGCGGGTCATCGGGCTGGAACTTGCCAAGAAGCTCGTGGGCGAATGGCTGGAGCACCGCTTCGACGAAAACTCCTCCTCCGCCGCCAAGGTGGACGCCATCTGCTCGTACGAACCCGACTACACGAAGGCCGACTGAACATGACCGAAACACCCACCAGCTCACGCAAGTTCGCCGTCGTCGGATCCGGCTACATGGGTGGCGGCATCGCCCAGGTCCTCGCCCTTGGAGGGGCACGCGTTGCCCTCGCTGACGTATCGGCCGAGGTGGCGCAGAAGAACTACGAGCGACTGCTCACCGAGTCCGACCAGTTCGTGGCCGACGGACTGTTTCCCGAAGGGTCCACCGAGATCCTGAAGCAGAACCTCTGGGCCGCGAAGGACATCGAGGAAGCCGTGGCGGACGCCGACTTCATCGAGGAGGCCGTGCCCGAGATCATCGCCATCAAGCACGAGACCCTGGCCCGCATCAGCGCCGCCGCCCGGCCGGACGCCATCATCGGCTCCAACACCTCCACGATCTCCATCGCCGAGCTCTCGCAGCCGGTCGCCAACCCGGAACGCTTCCTCGGCGTGCACTTCTCCAACCCGTCGCCGTTCATCCCCGGCGTGGAGATCATCCCGCACGAGGGCACGTCCACCGAGACGGTGTCCGCCGTCCGTGATCTGGTCCACTCCGCCAACAAGGAGACGGCCGTGGTCAAGGACGTCACCGGCTTCGTGCTGAACCGCCTGCAGTACGCGCTCTTCCACGAGGCAGCGCAGCTGGTGGAACAGGGCATCGCCACGGCGGAGGACGTGGACACCTTGGTCCGCACCACCTTCGGCTTCCGGCTGCCGTTCTTCGGCCCCTTCGCCATCGCCGACATGGCCGGCCTGGACGTCTACAACTTCTGCTACAAGTCGCTGCAGACCGACTTCCCGGAGCGCTTCGCCACCCCGAAGATCCTCACGGACCTCGTGGAGGCGGGCAAGCTGGGCACCAAGACCGGCGCAGGTTTCCTGAATGTGCCGGCCGAGCGCACCCCGGAGCTGATCGCCTACCGCAACAAGGCCTACGTCGCCATGCAGAAGCTCATCGAGGAACTCGGCCCGGCACCGATCAACTAAGGGCGCCGCCCAACTAAAGGCGCCGGTCAGCTAGCGCCATTCAACTAAGCACCACGGCAGGTGGGCGCTGCCCCCGGGCAGCTGCCCTCCTGTTGTGCTGCCCTTTTCGCCGGGCTGGGCGGGCCACACCCGTGCATGAACCCAGTCCAGCAAACGATTTAGGAGCATATCCATGAGCACTTTTCCGTCCGCGCGCACGGCCATCGTCACCGGAGCCGTCTCGGAACGCGGCATCGGCCGAGCCACCGCCAACTACCTTGCGGAGCAGGGCTGGAACATCGGCATCATCGACCTCGACGACGCCCTCTGCCAGGCCACGGCCAAGGACATCACCAGCCAGTACGGCGTGAAGGCCCACGGCGTGGGCGCGAACGTCGCAGACGAGGCATCGGTCCGGGCAGCCATCGACTCCATCGAGGCCGAACTGCCGCAGATCGTGGCCCTCGCGAATGTGGCCGGCGTCAGCTCGCCGGTCCCGTACCTGGAACTCGACGCCGCCGAGTGGGACCGCGTGCTCAACATCAACCTCAACGGCGTCCACTACGCCACCCGCCGCGTCGCCGAATCCATGGCGAAGAACCGGATCGGCCGCATCGTGAACATCTCCTCCGTCTCCGCCCAGCGCGGCGGCGGGACGTTCTCCAAGACCCCGTATTCCGTGGCGAAGGCCGGCGTGATCGGACTGACCCGCTCCACGGCCCGCGAACTGGGGGAGTACGACATCACGGTCAACGCCATCTCGCCTGGACCAATCGACACCGACATCATGGGCGGCACCCTGAGCCAGGAACGCAAGGACGAACTGGTCCGGGACCTCGTGGTCAACCGGGTCGGATCCACGCGGGACATCGCCGCAGCCATCGCCTTCCTCATCAGCGAGGACGCCGGATACATCTCCGGCCAGACGCTGAATGTGGATGGCGGCCTCTACATGCACTAGGAAGGACAGCCATGCTTCGCTCCTTGACCAGGGAACGCAAGATCTACCTCGCCATCGGCGTCCTCGCCAGCCTTGCCGGCGTACTGCTCATCGCCTTTTCGCTCTGAGAATTTCAAACCAACAACTGATTTGCTCACTTTTACTCAAAGAGGAGTTTGAATGACTGTCACCAAACCATCCACCACGAAGGAGTTGCTGGACTCGCCGGTCCTCAAATCGGCCATCTCCAAGGCATCCTTCCGGCTCATGCCGATGCTCGTCATCCTGTATGTCGTGGCCTTCCTGGACCGCACCAACGTGGGCTTCGCCGAGGCCGCCCTCGAAGCGGACAAGGGCATCAGCGCGGGCGCCTACGCGCTCGGTGCCGGCATTTTCTTCATTGGCTACGCCCTGTTCGAAATCCCCAGCAACCTGCTCCTGACCAAGTTCGGCGCCAAGGTGTGGCTGGCACGCATCGCCGTCACCTGGGGCATCGTCTCCGCCTGCTTCGCCTTCGTGCAG
Protein-coding regions in this window:
- the dhaL gene encoding dihydroxyacetone kinase subunit DhaL, translated to MTQIFDNPADFADEALDGFVAANRGYVARVDGGVVRSTEIPAGQVALVVGGGSGHYPAFAGLVGPGLAAGSACGNMFASPAAGQVYRVAKAANAGGGVLLSYGNYAGDVLHFGQAQLRLNAEGIETRTVLVTDDIASAPLDQIEKRRGIAGDLTVFKIAGAAAEAGLSLDEVERLAIKTNYRTRSLGVAFDGCTLPGASEPLFHVPAGQMSLGLGIHGEPGISEHPMPTASELAELLVSRLLEDKPDDAGSRVVAIVNGLGTVKYDELFLLFGKVEKLLSAANLTVVEPECGELVTSLDMSGLSLTLLWLDDELEQLWAAPADTPAFRKGNLAPRARREVVGTEATADEDNEKATEASANLGRLAAAVLAQVRDVVVEHEAELGDLDAIAGDGDHGIGMRRGVDAAAAAGEQNAAAGASAERVLTAAGEAWSERAGGTSGALWGTAVMAAGLALGNRDSYAAGDAAAALTAFSNAITDLGKAEPGDKTMVDALLPFRDAFKEAFDGGASLSGALTAAAAAATEAARQTADLRPLKGRARPLAEKSLGHPDPGAVSFGLIAERVATYLASDAADSAAAASHMASTAGKGATE
- a CDS encoding ribose-5-phosphate isomerase is translated as MSNTEGWRIVIGNDEAGVEYKEALKALLEADPRVASVEDIGVAANDSTAYPHLAVAAARKVAEGEADRALLICGTGLGVAIAANKVPGIRAVTAHDSYSVERSVLSNNAQVLTMGQRVIGLELAKKLVGEWLEHRFDENSSSAAKVDAICSYEPDYTKAD
- a CDS encoding 3-hydroxyacyl-CoA dehydrogenase family protein yields the protein MTETPTSSRKFAVVGSGYMGGGIAQVLALGGARVALADVSAEVAQKNYERLLTESDQFVADGLFPEGSTEILKQNLWAAKDIEEAVADADFIEEAVPEIIAIKHETLARISAAARPDAIIGSNTSTISIAELSQPVANPERFLGVHFSNPSPFIPGVEIIPHEGTSTETVSAVRDLVHSANKETAVVKDVTGFVLNRLQYALFHEAAQLVEQGIATAEDVDTLVRTTFGFRLPFFGPFAIADMAGLDVYNFCYKSLQTDFPERFATPKILTDLVEAGKLGTKTGAGFLNVPAERTPELIAYRNKAYVAMQKLIEELGPAPIN
- a CDS encoding SDR family NAD(P)-dependent oxidoreductase yields the protein MSTFPSARTAIVTGAVSERGIGRATANYLAEQGWNIGIIDLDDALCQATAKDITSQYGVKAHGVGANVADEASVRAAIDSIEAELPQIVALANVAGVSSPVPYLELDAAEWDRVLNINLNGVHYATRRVAESMAKNRIGRIVNISSVSAQRGGGTFSKTPYSVAKAGVIGLTRSTARELGEYDITVNAISPGPIDTDIMGGTLSQERKDELVRDLVVNRVGSTRDIAAAIAFLISEDAGYISGQTLNVDGGLYMH